CATTTTCAGGAGTCGAGGCGCACGCATGGCAAGGCGCGAGGAGGGCGAATAGCAAGCTATTTAACCGACGAGCAACGCAGCCAGGCGTGATGGACCTGCCTGCCGGCCGGCAGGTCGGCGCATCAAAATGTGAGGTTATTTTTGAGCGAGCCCTAAGCCAATACCGAGCCTTAAAAAGCAGGCCTATGATCACAGAGTAAAGGGCATCACCGATGCCGCCGCACTGGCCGCCGCAAAAGATGCACATGCGACACCTCCAGAAATATCCTTGTCAAGATCCTTAATAGACAACATATACGTCATTCAGTTTCCAGCCTTGAGGCAGTCTTCGCAAGTTCCCTCAAATCGGACATCCACACTCTTGATGATCCGTTTGCCCTTTTTTTGATACTTCCCGATATCTACGGGGAGAAACTCCGGCCCCAGACACTCCATGACCCCGCATCGGCTGCACACAAAATGGGGATGGTCAGGATGATGCCGGGTTGCGCCCATTCCATACCTGAAAGCCCTGTCTCCGGCTGAAAGGCGTTTAACCAAACCCTTGTCTACCAGCAAGTCAAGGATGCGATAAAGGGTAACTTTGTTAATAGACATCTGCTCCCGGACAGTCGCCATGATTTCGGCCGCCGCAAGCGGCCTCGATCCCTCCCCGATTGACCTGAAAACTGCCTCACGAAGGGCGGTCGGGTCCACACCATTGCCCTCAAGCATTTCCACGTAGTTGCAATATTCAGACATAATGTTGCTAATAACATGGATGCAACTAAGTTGCAAGGCGCTTTCGGCAAGGCTATTGACCCTGCCAGGGAAGTGATGCCCCCTGGGTTTGCCGATATTGTCCAAAGATCAGTTTGTGGGGAAAATGCTGGGGACGCGGCCTTTCGGGGTCTATGATTTTATGGTTTACGTAGCGTGCAGGGTATACTATTGAGGGTGTTATGTCAAAGAAGGAGCCGGATTTGCTGTGCTCGTTATAAGATGTGCGGCCTGCAAGAGGAAGTTGTGGAAATACGACAAGATCGGCCAGGGAGAGGTTTTGAGATGTCATAAGGATAGAATCGTAAGGATGTACGATATAGGGAGAGATAAAGATAGGGTGAAGTGCTTGTGCGGCAAGGACATCGGCATCGACAAAGGAAGCCACATCAAGATGATCGGCAGTGCATTTACCTGTACCGGCACAAAGAGAAATAGCTAGTGTCCATCCATAAATGGCCCTTTTCTCCGCCTCCGGCGGATCAATCTGCGGGGATCGCTTGTGCGGCGTACCAATGGCTTTAGGAAAAACCCTCTAAGTCGAAACAGGCTCTTGCGTTTCGGGTAGTTTGCTCAGCTATTTCTTCTTGGGTGATCCCCCTGACTCTGGCCACCTCCGCCAAGGTGACCTGTACATGGACAGGCCTTGTGG
Above is a window of Deltaproteobacteria bacterium DNA encoding:
- a CDS encoding transcriptional repressor translates to MSEYCNYVEMLEGNGVDPTALREAVFRSIGEGSRPLAAAEIMATVREQMSINKVTLYRILDLLVDKGLVKRLSAGDRAFRYGMGATRHHPDHPHFVCSRCGVMECLGPEFLPVDIGKYQKKGKRIIKSVDVRFEGTCEDCLKAGN